The following are encoded together in the Bradyrhizobium algeriense genome:
- a CDS encoding ABC transporter ATP-binding protein, with the protein MTIALETKGLEKSFGGLKVTRDLSLQVEQGARHALIGPNGAGKTTVINLLTGVLKPNGGRILLEGNDITDLPVHARVLRGLSRTFQINQLYADLTPLETIGLAVSERLGRGGDWWRRMGTRADVNEEIAETLGRFHLLDVMNELTATLPYGKQRLLEIAVAIATKPRVLLLDEPAAGVPESERHDILAAVAALPRDVTVLLIEHDMDLVFSFADRISVLVNGAMLVEGPPDEVARDPQVKAVYLGEAADV; encoded by the coding sequence ATGACGATCGCGCTGGAAACCAAGGGACTGGAGAAATCCTTCGGCGGCTTGAAGGTTACGCGCGATCTGTCGCTGCAGGTGGAGCAGGGCGCCCGCCACGCCCTGATCGGGCCGAACGGCGCCGGCAAGACCACCGTCATCAATCTCCTGACTGGCGTGCTCAAGCCCAATGGAGGGCGGATCCTGCTCGAAGGCAACGACATCACCGATCTGCCGGTCCACGCCCGGGTGCTGCGCGGGCTGTCGCGCACCTTCCAGATCAATCAGCTCTATGCCGACCTGACCCCACTCGAGACGATCGGGCTTGCGGTTTCAGAACGGCTCGGCCGCGGCGGCGACTGGTGGCGGCGGATGGGCACGCGCGCCGATGTCAACGAGGAGATAGCAGAAACGCTCGGGCGCTTTCATCTGCTCGACGTGATGAACGAACTGACCGCGACGCTTCCTTACGGCAAACAGCGTCTGCTCGAAATCGCGGTCGCGATCGCGACCAAGCCCCGCGTGCTGCTGCTCGACGAGCCCGCCGCCGGCGTACCCGAGAGCGAACGCCACGATATCCTGGCGGCGGTCGCCGCGCTGCCGCGCGACGTCACCGTGCTGCTGATCGAACACGACATGGATCTGGTGTTCTCGTTCGCCGACCGCATTTCCGTCCTCGTCAACGGCGCCATGCTGGTGGAGGGACCGCCCGACGAGGTGGCCAGGGATCCGCAGGTTAAGGCGGTCTATCTCGGTGAGGCCGCCGATGTCTGA
- a CDS encoding ABC transporter ATP-binding protein, giving the protein MSDLLAIDALRAGYGEAVVLPSMSLTLGEGQVLALLGRNGTGKTTLINSIVGITRRFGGNLALGGVDITAMRPDQRARAGIGWVPQERNIFRSLTVEENMTAVAQPGPWTVDKVYEMFPRLKERRSNFGNQLSGGEQQMLAIGRALTLNPKVLLLDEPTEGLAPIIVEELLRALGTITRSGGICSIIVEQNAQKILGLADRVVILERGAIVHDAPSHALKADPAVLERYLGVAGAAAH; this is encoded by the coding sequence ATGTCTGATCTTCTCGCCATCGATGCCTTGCGCGCCGGCTACGGCGAGGCGGTCGTGCTGCCCTCGATGTCGCTGACGCTGGGCGAAGGCCAGGTGCTGGCGCTGCTCGGCCGCAACGGCACCGGCAAAACCACGCTGATCAATTCGATCGTCGGCATCACCCGCCGCTTCGGCGGAAACCTTGCGCTTGGCGGGGTGGACATCACGGCGATGCGGCCGGACCAGCGGGCGCGGGCGGGGATCGGCTGGGTGCCGCAGGAGCGCAATATTTTCCGCTCGCTGACGGTCGAGGAAAACATGACCGCGGTGGCCCAGCCCGGCCCCTGGACCGTGGACAAGGTTTACGAAATGTTTCCGCGGCTGAAGGAACGCCGCAGCAATTTCGGCAACCAGCTCTCCGGCGGCGAGCAGCAGATGCTGGCGATCGGCCGCGCGCTGACCCTCAATCCCAAGGTTTTGCTGCTCGACGAGCCGACCGAGGGCCTGGCGCCGATCATTGTCGAGGAACTGCTCCGGGCGCTCGGCACCATCACCCGTTCGGGGGGCATCTGTTCGATCATCGTCGAGCAGAATGCGCAAAAGATTCTGGGGCTGGCCGATCGGGTTGTGATATTGGAACGCGGCGCAATCGTGCATGATGCGCCAAGCCACGCGTTGAAGGCCGATCCCGCGGTGCTCGAACGCTATCTCGGCGTCGCCGGCGCCGCCGCGCACTAG
- a CDS encoding NAD(P)/FAD-dependent oxidoreductase, protein MGQAQPSGGSRERGVGEVSASPSLRDGGRDFVTPTRDVIIIGAGPAGLACAVTMRAAGLDVMVLEKAGQVGAVWRRHYDRLHLHTDRNHSGLPGMPMPPDYPAYPSRAQMVSYLESYAARFQIKPVFNTKVARLRRDGARWLADTSLDAISAPVVVVATGIADAPHRPSWPGLDIYSGAVIHSSRYRNPETYSGQRVLVIGFGNSGGEIALDLANSGVDVALAVRSPVQIIPRDLLGFPILSWAILYRRLPARLVDFINAPVLRLAVGNFEKLGLRRAAKGPRQMIEEDGRVPLIDIGTLAKIRDGAIKVRGGVDHFTANGAVFTDASAEEFHAVILATGFRPDLRRLVPDVEGVFDDHGMPLVTGGATNAPGLYFCGQITVPTGQLREIGIEAQRIAQAAKTYVARAA, encoded by the coding sequence ATGGGCCAAGCTCAGCCTAGCGGTGGAAGTCGCGAACGAGGTGTGGGGGAAGTAAGCGCTTCTCCATCGTTGCGCGACGGCGGGAGGGATTTCGTAACGCCAACCCGTGACGTCATCATTATCGGTGCGGGCCCCGCGGGGCTGGCTTGCGCCGTGACGATGCGCGCGGCGGGGCTTGACGTCATGGTGCTGGAGAAGGCCGGCCAGGTCGGCGCGGTATGGCGGCGGCATTACGACCGGCTTCACCTGCACACCGACCGCAACCATTCCGGCCTGCCCGGGATGCCGATGCCGCCGGACTATCCGGCCTATCCGTCGCGAGCGCAGATGGTCTCCTACCTCGAAAGCTACGCCGCCCGCTTTCAGATCAAGCCGGTTTTCAACACCAAGGTGGCGCGGCTGCGGCGTGATGGCGCGCGATGGCTTGCCGACACGTCACTTGATGCGATTTCGGCGCCGGTCGTGGTGGTGGCGACCGGCATTGCGGACGCGCCCCACCGTCCGTCCTGGCCGGGATTGGATATCTATTCGGGCGCCGTTATTCATAGCAGCCGCTATCGAAATCCCGAGACGTATTCCGGCCAGCGCGTGCTCGTCATCGGCTTCGGCAATTCCGGCGGCGAGATCGCGCTCGATCTCGCCAACAGCGGCGTCGATGTCGCCTTGGCCGTTCGCAGTCCGGTCCAGATCATTCCGCGCGATCTGCTCGGCTTTCCGATTCTGTCGTGGGCGATCCTGTACCGGCGGCTGCCCGCGCGTCTCGTCGATTTTATCAATGCGCCGGTGCTGCGGCTGGCGGTGGGAAATTTCGAGAAGCTCGGGCTGCGGCGTGCCGCGAAGGGACCGCGCCAGATGATCGAAGAGGACGGACGCGTGCCTCTGATCGATATCGGCACGCTCGCCAAAATCAGGGACGGCGCGATCAAGGTGCGCGGCGGTGTCGATCACTTCACGGCCAACGGTGCCGTATTCACCGATGCAAGCGCCGAGGAATTCCACGCCGTCATTCTCGCAACCGGCTTCCGTCCCGATCTGCGCCGGCTGGTGCCTGATGTCGAGGGCGTGTTCGATGACCATGGCATGCCGCTGGTCACGGGCGGGGCGACCAATGCGCCGGGACTCTACTTCTGCGGCCAGATCACGGTGCCGACCGGGCAGTTGCGCGAAATCGGCATCGAGGCACAGCGGATCGCGCAGGCGGCGAAGACTTATGTGGCGCGTGCGGCCTGA
- a CDS encoding cobalamin-independent methionine synthase II family protein yields the protein MQRTKPPFRADEVGSLLRPPRIKEARAKLEKGEITAEDLRKAEDLEIEKVVHKQASIGLKLATDGEFRRSWWHFDFLAKLTGCELFHPETGIQFAGVETRHDAVRVIGKLDFPDDHPMLDHFRFLKKHADTAHVTAKMTIPSPAVLHFRGGRKSISKEVYPDLEEFFLDLGKTYRKAVKAFYDAGCRYLQFDDTVWAYLCSQEELQKARERGDNPDGLQEIYARVINYALAERPADMVVTTHVCRGNFRSTWISSGGYEPVAETMLAGTNYDGYFLEYDSDRAGGFEPLRYLPKGNKVVVVGVITSKFGELEKKDDIKRRLEEAAKFAPLDQLAVSPQCGFASTEEGNILSEEEQWAKLSLAVEVANEVWGK from the coding sequence ATGCAGAGAACAAAGCCCCCGTTCCGCGCCGACGAGGTCGGCAGCCTGTTGCGGCCACCGCGCATCAAGGAAGCGCGTGCCAAGCTGGAGAAGGGCGAGATCACGGCGGAGGATTTGCGCAAGGCCGAGGACCTCGAGATCGAAAAGGTCGTGCACAAGCAGGCTTCCATCGGCCTGAAGCTCGCGACCGACGGCGAGTTCCGCCGCTCCTGGTGGCATTTCGATTTTCTGGCCAAGCTCACCGGCTGCGAGCTCTTCCACCCCGAGACCGGTATTCAGTTCGCGGGCGTCGAGACCCGCCATGACGCCGTCCGCGTGATCGGCAAGCTCGATTTCCCGGACGACCATCCGATGCTGGATCATTTCCGCTTCCTGAAGAAGCATGCCGACACCGCGCACGTCACGGCGAAGATGACGATCCCGTCGCCCGCCGTGCTGCATTTCCGTGGCGGCCGCAAGTCGATCTCGAAGGAGGTCTATCCTGATCTGGAGGAGTTCTTTCTCGATCTCGGCAAGACCTATCGCAAGGCGGTGAAGGCATTCTACGACGCCGGCTGCCGCTACCTGCAGTTCGACGACACCGTGTGGGCCTATCTCTGCTCGCAGGAAGAGTTGCAGAAGGCGCGCGAGCGCGGCGACAATCCCGATGGCCTGCAGGAAATCTACGCGCGCGTCATCAATTATGCGCTGGCCGAGCGTCCGGCCGACATGGTGGTCACCACGCATGTCTGCCGCGGCAATTTCCGCTCGACCTGGATCTCGTCCGGCGGCTACGAGCCGGTGGCCGAGACCATGCTGGCCGGCACCAATTACGACGGCTATTTCCTCGAATATGATTCCGACCGCGCCGGTGGCTTCGAGCCGCTGCGCTATTTGCCGAAGGGCAACAAGGTGGTCGTGGTCGGCGTCATTACGTCGAAATTCGGCGAACTGGAGAAGAAGGACGACATCAAGCGCCGCCTCGAAGAGGCCGCCAAATTCGCGCCGCTCGACCAGCTCGCAGTGTCGCCGCAATGCGGATTTGCCTCGACCGAGGAAGGCAACATCCTGTCCGAGGAAGAGCAATGGGCCAAGCTCAGCCTAGCGGTGGAAGTCGCGAACGAGGTGTGGGGGAAGTAA